GCGTTTGCAGGATGCATTCACACGAGACGTGGGAGTCTCTCGAGCTCCAGGTgaagctgcaggcagggacccgGCTCAACGGTTTGCAGCAGCCAGTTGCTATTTGCTTAACGGTGCCCTCAGGAAGTGCCGCTGCCCGCAAGGCTCAGTGGGGCAGCGGTGGCTCTGCTCTGGCGGCACAGAGCACTGAACAACCCCTCGAGCTGACACCTTGCACCGGGGTGCGTCCCGGCAGCCTCCCGCCACACCGGCAGGCTCCTCTGTCTGACGGCTGCTCGAGCCACCTTACCTGACTGCACGTCCCTCTGCCAGGAGCCATTTGGAAGGAGAAATCCCCCTGAGAAGCCAAACGCCAGCCGGCACCAATGCACCAGCGGGCCGCAGAGCTCTGGAGATTCATCCCCTGAATCCTCCACGAGAGCTTCCCCTATGCAGGCTCCTGTACCTGCCCTGCGCCTCCCACGGAGATGCCCCTGTGCAGGTGTCTGCACCCCTAGGGAAGCCCCTTTCGGGTGGGCCGAGCAGGGCGCTGGCTGCGGGtgcctgccgcccgccccgctcctcgGAGCACCCTTACCATCACCCATCGTGTCGGCGTGTCGTCCGGCGGGCGTCTTGCTCTGGGAGCAGGCGCCCACGGGAAAGCACATTAATTGGGAGACAAACCTCATTAAACATTAACGGCCTCGGTGTAATGTTTATCGCAGTCACGAGGGGAGGCACAGGGCTCCCGCCCGCCTTTGGGAAGGAGGcccgggaggggaggcagggtgCGCACCCACCGTGCCAGCTGGCGGGGCGGGCTGAGCGCCCCGGAGCTGTGGGTGTCCCCGTcccagcggggaggggggcggcacGCCCTCCCTCGCTTTCCAAAGGGCAGGCCAACGGGGCTTCCCCTCCCGCTGCGGAGGCGAGCCCGAGGCGGGGGGCAGAGGGATGGGCTCGGGTGTGGGCTGCGACTGCCTTTTTCTAGAGAGAAGCGGGAGcccgccccgtccccgcagccTGGCGCTACAGGTCCCCACAACAGCCAGGTCCGTTCCTCCCAGCCCAGCGTCGGGCTGCACTGGGGCGCCCTGCGGCACGGCGATGTCTGTTGCACCCCAGGCCGGTGCGGGTACCAGGGTGCTGCGCCCCCCGGGGCTGTGCCGGCCCCAGCCGGCGAGGCCAGCTGCCAGGCGGGCTGTTCAATCCAGTTTGCTGTAATCTCGCAATCAGCGAGCGGGAGTCACGCGCCCAAGCCGATTAGCCCTGCGGTGGCCGGGGGCAGCTGGCCCCAAGGGAGCGCTCCCCTTGCCATGCCCAGGGCTCGGCCCCGGCCGAGGAGCGCGGGTGCCTGGAGCCCACGGCAGCTCAGCTCCGGCACCACAGGGTGAAGCCAAGCCCTGGGAGGGTGGTGCGTGGGGCCGCCCTGCTGTCATGGAGCCGAGGCGGTGCTCAGCATCCCCCTCGATCGGCGCGCCAGCGGCCGCAACACAGAAGCTCCTGAAAGGCCGAGGGACAAGGGGGCTCTGTGCCCGCGTCCCTCGGGGCTGTGCAGCCGGGCTTGCCGCTCACGCGCTCCCTTCACATGGTCTCTGGCTATTGTTGAAACTGCTGCCGGCTGCAGAaaagagcagggcagggagggggctcgGCCAGCCCGCCGCTGCTAGCACAAAGCCCGTCTGTGCTGCCCAGGGGGTCGCTGCCACTGCCCCCCTCCGCCCCAGCCTGGCTGCCGGCGCAGAGGGACAGCGTGGGAAGCTGCCCGCCGGCTCGCCCAGCCAGCCTCCCCGGCAGAGCCGGAGCCCTCGGCCCCTGGCCCGCTCCCCGCAGCCTTCCCCCCGAGCCCTGGAAACGCCGCGGCCCTTGAGACGACGCAGCCAGGCACCGATAGAAACgatattttattcctttccctccttAGGTCACAGCACAGAACACACCAGTCCTTTACCACAGCAGCACACTCGCCtatttaaaaggaaacacaatAGCTCAGTTTATTTTACAACAGTCAGGATTTTGCCATTTCTACACACCACAGGGATTTCTTTGTTTCGTGTTAACACCAACGGCACACCACAGACATCACGGGCACTCCGACGCGGGACACGCACACAGCTGACGCTCCGGGGCTGGGCTGCGCgggctctgcctctgcccaaGGCTGCGGAGCAGCGCGGAGGCAGGAGGCGAGCAGAGCTCTCTGCAGTGGCCGCgaggaagggaagggacaggGTACCGGAGACACGGTCCCTCTGCCTGGCACAGAGGGGACAGAGCGTGCTTCCCAGCGCCACCAAGGGAGGCAAAGCACAGGGGGACACAGCCCACGCTGGAGGCAGGGCAACCGCGGCGGGGTGGGGTAGGCATAGCAGAAACCCCTCCCAAAACCGTCCTGGAGGACAAGGACCTCTTCCCGGCGTGTGGACGGCACGCCGACGCGTTTCAATGCAGCCCTGGGGATCCCCCAGTGCTGCCCAGGCTGACCCTGCCCTGGCAAGCGCCCACAACCAGGCCGgcagtccccagccccagccgaggCCACGGTTTTGCATGCCCACGAGCTTGGGGAAGGGGCCAGGCTCACGGGTGTGCCTCCAACCCACGAGTGGACACAAGGTGACAACGGACTCTGGGCTCAGCGCCTCTGGAGCCAGCGCGTCGCCACTGTGCAAGCTCCGGCGTGCAAAGCCCCTGAGCATCGCTCGCTGCTGCTCCGCGGGGAGAAGGGGCCGTTGGCATCGGGGGGCTGACGACACGTAACCGCCGCGGGACGACACAGCGCTGACACGGGTGGCCGCGTCCCGGGCCTCGGCATAGGGAGCGACAAGGCATCAGGAAGGGCAGGCAGCACCAGGGGGAAACGccgctgccccttccctgccGGAGACAAGCAAGGCCAGGATCTTTACTTCAGTCCGTGTTTCTCTTTAGCCCTCAGAGGCTGTTTAACCTGCCCACCTCCgtctggcaggcaggcagagcgtTGGCGAGGAGCTGCTTTGTGCTGGTTAGCAGGGTCACCGCTGCGCAGCCGCCCTCTTTCACAGTGTCACTGCGCTGGGGGATTTCACGGGCTTCTCTGCCACCACAGCATCTCCTCACATTTAAAACAGCATCCCACGCAGACGGCTTGGTTTTAGCCAGGGACACAAACAGGGAGTGCCGGGCAGGCGAGAAAGGGGAGCTCCCTTCAGCCTTAAACCCAGCACCCAGGTGAGGTGCCACCCCCCGGGCAGCCGagctgcggggcggccccgcctgACTCGCCCCCCACCGCGGCCGCCTTTGGGCTGGGGCGCGCAGGAGGATTATTGCTGAGACGGCAACGCGCGGTCCAGAGTCACGCTGGGTGGGCCCCCAAAGCGCCACGGGACTGGTCCCCGAGCCCTGCCCAAAGCCAGCCGGGGCGAACCACGAGCCTCCGGCTCCGGGCGCGGGAAGGGCGGGGGGACGCAGGGCTCcactggggctgcagcaggctcCGGGCACCGCAGCCCGCGCCGCCCTGCCCCGCGGCTCCCGTTCCCGGGCTTGGGGGGGGGCCCCGAGGGGCAGCGCCTGCCAGTCGTACACAGCCGGAATCACACGCACAGCACGAGAAAGGTGAAGAGAAAGTCACTATTACAACATCAGCAACGACTAGCCCTAGAGGTAACGATCATCTCACATCAACATTACACACCACTGGAGGCAGAGAGGACGCTGAGCGGAGTTTAGTCGGGTTAGTAAACAGAGAACCGGTGCTGAAGTACAGAGGGTAACACAGACACAGCAGCTTCGCATCTCCTTAGAGGGACCTGCAGCTGCGATTTCAGTTTCCTCGCAGGCCGCTGGCATCTGCGGTCCGAGCATCTGTCCTCGGGTCTCTGGGTCTGCGCGGGAAGGAGAGCAGCGAGTCAGGCTGGGAGCAGCGCCGCCGCCTCTCCCTGCGCGGGGCTCGTCCACCAGCAGCACAAACCGCGCTCCCGCCAGCACGGGCTCCAGACTTCCCCCCTCTCCGAAAGCGGGCCGCAGCCCAAGAGCTCGGGGGAACTGTGACTGCAGGCGAGGAGCGAGACGCCCCAGGGGACTTGCACTCAGCTCTCTAGAGGCCCTAAAAATAAAACCGCTTTGGGGTGGAGGAGCACAAGGAAAGGAAACGTAATGCAAGAGAAAATCCAGACAGATGCTTCCTTTCTCTgctgggctgcctggggcttGCCGAGCACGGGACACCCAGGACCGTGCCAGCACCGCATGTTTCCCTGCCACAGCCCCTACCAGTGCTCGCTCCTGCACCGTGCTGGGGATGCGGAGCTGCCCAGTCCCATCAGACCGGTCTCCTCGGAGCCCCGCAGCCATCCCCGTACACAGTCCTGcctgcccccccttccttcccagcaCTGAGGCTGTGACAGCTCTGGTGCCACCACCCACGCTGGCCTGGGCCGGTCCGCGGCAGCCCTGGGACTCACCGCATGGCTCTTGTTCAGTTCTCTGCTTTCTGGGCTCCCGTTGCTgcaaagagaagagcagagcGGTTTGCAGCGCCTGCCCAGAGCTGCGTGCTCCGcaggcaggcgagtgcaacgcaGAAGCAGCGGCGGAGCGTGTGCGGCACGGGAGAGGCGACCTTACCGTTTGAGGTGATCAGGTTCTCAGCCTGAGCCTCCTCGTCCCCTGGAGCTCTGCAAGAAGAGGCGCACAGTGAGAGCAGCTGGGACCCGCACCCCATCCCAGGTGGCGGGATGCCCCACAGCGCAGGGGCACGCTGAGGAAGGTGCCCTGGGAGGGTGCCCAGCTGCTTTGCCACCcaggagctctgcagcagagcatcCCTCTGCGCTGGGCACCAGGCACCCGAACGGGATGCTCAGAGAGCGCAGCCACTCTGCCAGCTGCGGCAGGGAGCCCGGGAAGAGCTGAGCACGGGCAGAGAGGCTCTCCAAGGGCGATGGGGCCCTCACTCACCTGGGCTTCTGGTTGAAACTGCACCTGCACCTCCTGCCTGCAAGGTCAGAGAAACACCATGAGCGTGGCCGAAGTGGGAACGGGCCACGGCCTTTCCCGATGGCCGCCCCCCGCGAGAACGGCCCCCACTGCCCCAGCCCGCACACCCAGCGCCCGCCTGGTCCCCAACTTACTGAGTATAAGGAGAATGCCGACAGTGAACAGGACCACGGCAAACACCAGCCCCccgatcctcaggctctggtaatCTGGGGGGAGGAGACACAGGGCCTTGTTCTTGCTGGGCTCAGGGAAGGGGGCAGCCTCTTTTGCTCCCTATCGCACATGCACACGTGTCCCTGCCAGCATACCCATCCCCGGCACGGCGATGCTCACCATAGTTAAAGgggtcctcctccttctcctgggtGGCCACTGGAAGTAAGCAGACAAGGGGCGTGAGGTGAGCAAGCCTCCTGGCTGAGCCCCTGCAGACCCCCTGCCGGCACAGGCACCCTGCTCCccgctggggctgctgccccacGCCCCGCTCCAGCCCCGTGGGACCGGAGGGGCGGCTGTCCTCCGGGGCCCTGCAGCCTTTTCCAGCGCCCCTGCCACCTCCCGCATGCGGGAAGCACTCGGCACCTACCGTCTGCCACGGCCGCCGGCACCAGCAGGGAGCACAGGAAGATCAGCACCGCCTCCATGGCCGCTGCGAGAGAGGGAGAAGCGGGTCAGCACCCGGGCGGCTGACGGAGGGCACCGCGACGGGGCTGAGGCGCACAGGAGGGACTACAGGCGACCCGTGCCCGACTGTgccggcaggcagggctgcacagCCCTTGCAGCCCACGCCGGGAGAAGGAGCCAGGCTGGCCCTGGGAAACACCCAGGCGCCCGGCCACCATACCTGGTGCCATAGCTGCGCCCAGCCCGACGGGGACACAGCGGCTCACTGGCACGAAGGAGGGGAAGGGCGTGAGCAGACAGACAGGCTGCCTTTTTGTGGGGTTCTGTGGTATATTTTCAACCACCTCTGCACTGCCGGCTCTGCTCCTGGCACGGATCTCGGTGCAGTCTCAAGATTGCACTGCAGGCAATGAGGCCAGCACGAGGGCTGTGATCTCTCCATCAAGGTCAATACCGTGCCCTTCACCCAGAGCACACTTTAATTTGTCCCAATTAGCATAGCAATTACAGCACATTCCTACAACGAGGCCAGTGGTCCTGGTGGGACACGAGCTCGCGGCCGCACTtgcccctcccagctccccacgctcaccagcagcagcaaggagagacCATAAATACCCTTCGGTGCCCCCCCACAGCTGAGCCCGTCCCTGCCCCTTCACGAGCACCGACACCCTGCCCTTGTGCGGAGGCACCCGGCCGGAGCGTGGGCCCTTCTCGAGGGATGCCAGCCTGGGTGTAACAACGCTGTGGCCGGGCTGTGACACTCCCCGACAGCTCGGGCGGGGGCTGCACATCTCCATGCGCTGAGCCTCTGCTGCACCCAGTTGGTGCTGGGACCAGCCAACAGCAGGCACCGCTGCTCTGCGAAGGGAGGGCCCTGCCAGCACACACCGTACCTATTAACTGGCCCcgagcagccttcctcctcctcccgagAGGACAGGCAGGGGCCAGGGGAGCAGCTGCCCTCCGTCCTGCCCGCTGCACAGGGCACTGCGGACCCAGCCGCCCCTTCCCGTGGGTGGCTGCGTGCGAGGGACGCCTCTTGCCAGGAGGAGAGGGCTTGGCAGACGCGCCTCCTTCGAGGGAGCGAGCCGGGGGCTGGGGAGCGCAGCGGCAGGTTGGGCGCTGCCTCCCTGGCTGCCCGCAGCTCGCCCGCCCGCACGCAGGGCTCTGCTTGTTTGTGTTTTGCCGCTGCCAGGCAGTCGCTAAGCACCACAAGCAGAGGGCTCGGTGGCCATACATGGTGCGGGAGCGCGAAGAGGGCTGCTGCTGGCGCAGGAGAAGAAGGGGGTTATCGGGGGCCCTGCGCAGCACTGATAGCACCGAGTGCtacagagctgctgcagctgctgcgccGGATTACTGCCGATAAGAAAGGGGCCCTCGACAGAGCAGGAATTCAGCTAGCTGACAGATGCAGCTCCCCGGCATGGAGCTCTTCAGCCCCTCCAGAGCCTGACCTGATTCAGACGCAACCTCCATCCCAGCTGCCAGCCACGGGGGGAGGCAGCTCAGCTGCCCCAGGCCGGCTCCTCGGGGCACCAGGGTCCCCCAGATCCTGCCGCGGCCCCTCGTCCCAGTTTGTGCTGTGAAGGTGCTGAGGAACGGCACGCGTAGGGTGGGCTCGGCGGTGGCCACCAGCCTGCCAAAGCTGGCCCCAGCGGCATTTCGCTCCACGGCTGGTCCCCGGTGCTGCCTTCGGGAGCCAGCTCCCATCGCGCCTGCGGAGGAAGCGGCCTCCAGCACCGTACTCGGCCCCATGAACGCAGGGAGCACGTTTCCAGAACCCCGTTTATTCGTCACAACAAGTCGCGTCCCGTGATAATTCAcgtccttccctccccttccacgTCTTGTCATTTTGaagcaaatgtgttttctctGAACACTGGAGGGTTTCATCTCCCTTGCCTGCAGCTGCCGCTGCCATTGTGTAGCGCAGGGCTGCGCTGCCACGCCGCGCTGGAGCGTGCCGCTGGCTCCCTGTGCCCAGACAAGCCCCCTCGTTTGCTGAGGCGCGTAATTCTGGATAATTACCAGGTCTTAGAAACACGTACACAGAACCCAACAGCTGGTGATACAGCAACTTCCAGTTGCACTTTTTCCTATGTCCTTTAGCTCACGTCCTTTATCTACTTACTGCCGAGGCTGCCAGCGCAAAATCAGTGTCATTACCCGATATGAAGGTGTTGTATGCGCACAAGGGGATGCAATACAGCACATGCCATTGCTAGATGAACACTATTAATTGGCTCTTATGGCGTATTAACGATGCCTTTATTTTTGAACAAATCATTCATcacatttttactgtttattttgccGTTATCTGACTCCTATTGCAGCAGCGGCTCAGTGACGTCCCCTGGAAGACGCAGGCGGGAATTCTGCATTATTCACAAccgtccctgccctgccccgagccccgccTCGCCAGCCAAGGCGTGTGGGAACCCTCTCCCAGGGGCCGCGCTCTCCCGCCTGCAGCCCCGGAGCGGGCGCAGGGGTGCCGGCCGGGCGCGCTCGCCCCACGCACGCTCCCCCGGCTCTTCCTGCAGGCAGCAGTTCTCACCCTGCGCCCCGCAGCCTCAGCCTGAGTCACGCATCACGCGCGAGCCATCCGCCCTCACACCTCTTCTATTTCGGGGTGCTCCCGCTGACGCCTGGAAAGGCGCTTtacagcacagggcagccctgcctgcaacggTAAGAGGCTCTGCCAGGCAGGCCAGGGTTCCCAGAGCGGCTTCGAAAACACACGAGCCGCGTTGCTGGCTGCCCGGGTGTGTTGCCAGCACTAAGGCAAGCGAACATCTCCCGGCTCCGGCACCCGCCGAAGCCTTCGCTGCCCGCTCTCCCGCAGCCGGCGCCAGCCCTCCGCAGCCGCCCCAGGACGCGGGCCAGCGCTGGGGCCCTGCTCAGCCGCAGACGTTGTTTCCAGTCCTCTGCTCAGCTTTTGGCTCCTTGCATTTAGTGCAGCAGAGTTCACTTTTTTGCCAAGCCAAGCACACAGCATACatatgttctttgtttttctagcTCAATTCCCAAATTCACACACTTCTGCACACTAAAACTTCTCTCCGCACGAGTTAACCGTCGGGATTGGCGGTGTCCTCgctagaaaaacaaacacagcatTCTGGAGCGCAAACGAGCCCGGTTCTCCTCCAAGGAAGCATATGCTTTGCAAAGTGCCAcaggttttttgggttgtttcaAGCTGGCCCACCCACTTTTTCATGAAGCTGAAATCAAGTGAGAAGAGCAAACATTGCAAAGGCTTTGCCGGTTTCCCCGCTTGCGCCTTCAGACTGCAGTGTTCGAGGCACGAAGGCGCCGCTCCCTGCCCTCTGCTCACGCTGAATCCAGCTGTGCCCTCGCacaaaggcagcagaaaaataACAGCTGCCCGATGAGCAAGAGCCCCATGCCCGGCCCCAGGGGCAAAGCCCGCTCCTCACCCATGCTGCACCGCTGGGCAGAGACCTCCCTGTTTTCTCCCCACTGGTGACACAAAGTTTGCAGTCACCAAAGCGAGCAGCCGCACACCCGTACAAACCACAGGGAACGGGCAGCGCAGTGCACTTTGCATGCGACTTGaatcaaaacatgtttttttcctgttaaaactgCAAGATCTGCCTTTACACGGAGAGAGGCAGAGTGGCACAGGAAGCGGGGCAGTGGTGCCCAGagctccccttccctctcacctTGACCCAACCTGCAGTTTTAAGAGGGAAACCCAAATATttacccccccgtccccatctgCACTGCTGAGCGAGAGCAGGTGCCAGGAGGAGGACATCAGGCATTTGGGAGAGGCTCCCGGGTAAAGGCAGCAACGACGCAGACCAAGGGAGAACGTGAAGTTTGCTGTTTGGGGGCTTACGGGTGCTTTCACTGAACCCCGCTCTGGTAGGATGGGGATGAGACCAGGCTGAGGGACTAACCCTGCGCCGCAgaggcagccagggctggacCTGCCCCGTGGTGAGGGTTTGCAGGTGGTGCCCGCACAGCCGCCCTCGCCCCTGCACGCTGGCAGGGCCCCCTGCCCAGGgatgccctccctgccctgggaaaGTACCGCCACGGGGCACCCTGCTCGGCCCCGGCACTGGGGCCGGAGGAGCCCGcacagctgcccctgccccctcgGCACAGCCTGGCCCCTGCGGCCTccggccggggctggcagcccgCACGGCAGCGCCCCAGGGCAGGCGGCACCCGGCCGGGGCtcggtcccatcctgccccacgCAGCCGGCAGAGATGCCGTGTCAGGCTGCTCCCGCGCAGGGGCTGCGGCTCGCCAGCGTGGGCGTGAGTTAGGGCTGGGCAGCAGCGCCAGGGCCACcctcgccgctccctccccacGATGTGCTTGGGCTTTGGGCAGCCGGAGCTGGGAGCCGCCCGCACCCACACAGGCACCAGAGCTGGCCGGATGATTcactgccctgctgcctccctgccaagCTCGTAGCCGACACGCTTTGCCCCATGCAAGGCACAGTCACAGCCCTCCCTCAGCCTCCCGCATCTGCATAATCCCTCCTTGCAATTCTGCATGTCATTGGGTTAGCGTGTGTGCGTGCAcggagagagtgtgtgtgtgtgtgtgacagcgGAGCGGGGGGAAAGCTAGGCAGACAgacccagtccctcctgcccactGATTAGCTCTCCGTAGCTCGGCAAATCATGCCAGAGCAAGGCAGGTAAATTTGTAACGGCACTGAATCTTGAAGTCCcgttttccttttcactgttttgCATAGACCAGCCCTGTCAAGCCTCAGCCATCGCAGCATAACACTGGGCAGCCTCCTCCTTCCATCAGGAGTCCTCAGGGCATCTCCCGAAGATCAGACCTAGTTAAAATCTCTACTTTCTGTGCAAAGCCCCCGAGACCGTGACAGCAGCGCTCAATTGCCTGGAGCATTTAAGAGTGTGCATGTGTGAATGGACATTTCCAGCTATGCGTAGCTGTGCTCTTCTGCCATTTCACGTCAGCATCAATCTGGCTATTAATGTGCCTGTTGTTGTGCCTCGTGTTCCTaaatgagagagaaggagagatttCCAGCCCTCGCCATTCTGATACGGACGGCACTTCCCAAATTTGGTGCCGATTCAAAGGCTGACCGGATAGAAGACCAGGTTTGGGGTATTTCCCCAAAGCAGAGGATATTCGAAGGAAAccctccccaggagccccaggaACCCAAACTTCAGCCCTGCTTCTGCTGAACAAGCCTCACACGCGGACCCCCACGGACCAGCCCTGACCGAGTCGATGCTTGCAAGAACAGGCGATCACAGGGAATCGCTGAACCCGGCTAAGCGAGGCTCTGAGCACGCCCTGTGCTGCATCCCTCACCCGTACCCCAGCATTAAACTTGCCTCCTGCAGGGCTTCCTCCAGCCTCAGGCAATTGGCCCTAAAACATCAAGGGCTGCCTGGTCATACCTGGCTCACGCGCAGTCCCCGGCCCACCCCAACGATCCACTTTTCCCCAGATAAGAAGCGGCAGGCACGAAACAGCGAGGCTAGCCCTTCATTTGAAGCAAACTTCCAGCGCAATGGCTGCCGAGCTAATGGCCGCCTGGCAGCACCGGCTCTGGGAGAGCAGGCAGAGAACCCAGCCCTCGGCTCCGGGGAAGCAGCAAACAGCACCAGCACctcctgtcaggagcctgctcctccCGTTCCCTCCTCATTTGCTTAACAGATAACCGGGTGCTGTAAACCCCAACAGTGCACCTGTTTGAACTGCCCTGCCCTCCGCCACAGCCAGCG
This region of Calonectris borealis chromosome 24, bCalBor7.hap1.2, whole genome shotgun sequence genomic DNA includes:
- the FXYD6 gene encoding FXYD domain-containing ion transport regulator 6 isoform X2, which gives rise to MVSLIPPLPGYQPPVLGRMPRRTSRPHLRPPWVDLGPALPPLALPGLAGLCAAMEAVLIFLCSLLVPAAVADVATQEKEEDPFNYDYQSLRIGGLVFAVVLFTVGILLILSRRCRCSFNQKPRAPGDEEAQAENLITSNATGAQKAEN
- the FXYD6 gene encoding FXYD domain-containing ion transport regulator 6 isoform X3, which codes for MEAVLIFLCSLLVPAAVADVATQEKEEDPFNYDYQSLRIGGLVFAVVLFTVGILLILSRRCRCSFNQKPRAPGDEEAQAENLITSNATGAQKAEN
- the FXYD6 gene encoding FXYD domain-containing ion transport regulator 6 isoform X1 produces the protein MYGHRALCLWCLATAWQRQNTNKQSPACGRASCGQPGRQRPTCRCAPQPPARSLEGGASAKPSPPGKRRPSHAATHGKGRLGPQCPVQRAGRRAAAPLAPACPLGRRRKAARGQLIAAMEAVLIFLCSLLVPAAVADVATQEKEEDPFNYDYQSLRIGGLVFAVVLFTVGILLILSRRCRCSFNQKPRAPGDEEAQAENLITSNATGAQKAEN